Sequence from the Synergistota bacterium genome:
ATAGCGGAAAGAATTGTGGAGGGTAAGATACGCAAGTTCTTTGAGGAGGTTTGCCTCCTTGAGCAGCCGTATATCAGAGATCAAAACGTTAAAATTAAAGATTTAATAGCTGAGAAGATTTCTCTCTTGGGTGAAAATATAGTTGTTAGGAGGTTTGTCAGGTTTAGAGTGGGAGAGGAGTGAGTATGGAGTCTCCTCGATTCAAGAGAGTTCTCTTGAAGCTCAGTGGTGAGGTGTTAGGTGGAGATCAGGGGTTTGGAATAGACCCAGAGGAGATGAGAAGAATAGCTTCTGAGGTTAAAGAAGCTAAGGAGAGAGGAGTTGAGATAGCAATAGTTGTAGGAGGAGGTAATATATTCAGAGGGGTTGCTGGAAGCGCTAAGGGAATGGATAGAGTTACTGCAGATTATATGGGTATGATAGCTACGGTTATAAACGCCCTTGCTTTGCAGGATGCTCTTGAGAAGCTTGGTGTTAACACGAGAGTTCAAAGTGCTATAGAGATGCGAGAAGTGGCGGAGCCCTATATAAGAAGAAGGGCAATAAGGCACCTTGAGAAAGGAAGGGTGGTTATATTCGCAAGTGGAACTGGGAATCCCTTTTTCTCGACTGATACTGCGGCAGCTTTAAGAGCTGCTGAGATAGGAGCGGAAGCCATTTTAAAGGCTACCAAGGTCGATGGGGTTTATGACGCTGATCCCATGCTTTACAGAGATGCGGTGAGGTTTTCTCATCTTGAATATCTCGAGGTGCTTAACAGAGGACTAAGAGTTATGGATTCTACTGCTATCTCTCTATGTATGGATAATGATATACCAGTTATAGTTTTTAATATAAAGGTTCCTGGTAATCTCGTGAGAATCATAGAGGGTGAGGAAATAGGCACCTGCGTTGGAGGTGGGGTTAAGAGATGAGGGAAAAGGTACTGAGGGAAATGGAATCTCGCATGAAAAAGGCAATAGAAATAATCAAAAGAGACATGGCTTCCGTTAGAACTGGCAGGGCTCATCCGGCTATACTTGAAGATATAAAGGTGGACTATTATGGAACTCCGGTGCCTATAAATCAGATAGCTACGATAAGCGCTCCTGAAGCACGCTTGCTTGTTATACAGCCGTGGGATAAAAGTGCCTTAAAGGAAATCGAAAAGGCGATCCTAAGATCTCCTCTTGGCTTAACACCGCAGAACGATGGAAATGTTATAAGGGTCTCTATCCCCCCATTAACTGAGGAGAGAAGGAAGGAGCTTATAAGGCTTGTTAGGAAGAAGGCAGAGGAAGGAAGAATCACGATAAGAAATATTCGAAGAGATGTCATGGAAGATCTCAAGGAGAAAAAGGAAGATGGTGATATTCCTGAGGATGATTACTTCAGACTCTCAAAGGAGGTTCAGGAGATCACCGATAAATACATAGAGAAAGTGGAGGAGATTTTAAAACTCAAGGAAGAGGAAATAATGGAGGGGTAAGGGGGTATTTTAGCCTCTTTACCCCTTTATCTTCCCCCTTTGAAGAAGTGATAGCACTGTGAAAAAGGTTGTAGGCGTCGTTTTTTTCTTGATTGTGTGGATAAGCGGTTATTTTTTTTACTCGAGGATAGAAAGTGCTTCACAGCCGCCCAAGGTTGCTACCTTGAAAGTGAAGCTTACCAAAATAGAGCAAGCTTTAAGCACGGAGGCGCTTCTTTTCTCGCGGGAGGCTCTTGTCGTTTCTCCGGTAGCGGGGAAGCTTCAATGGCTTAAAGCTGAAGGAGAACGTGTTAGAAAAGGATCAGCAATAGCGCGCATTTCAGGAAAACTCTTATTTGCAAAGGGAGCTGGGGTATTGTTTCACAGCGTTGATGAGGTTGCCGGCGTTTGGAACGTTGATCACGCTTGGCGGAAAGGGTGGCTAACTCCTCCAGTTGGTAAACCTGAGTTTTTTAAGGATGGAGAGTTCATTAAGAAGGGAATTCCTATAGGGAGAATCTTTGATAACATCTTTTTCCATGTTTTGGTAA
This genomic interval carries:
- a CDS encoding UMP kinase, whose protein sequence is MESPRFKRVLLKLSGEVLGGDQGFGIDPEEMRRIASEVKEAKERGVEIAIVVGGGNIFRGVAGSAKGMDRVTADYMGMIATVINALALQDALEKLGVNTRVQSAIEMREVAEPYIRRRAIRHLEKGRVVIFASGTGNPFFSTDTAAALRAAEIGAEAILKATKVDGVYDADPMLYRDAVRFSHLEYLEVLNRGLRVMDSTAISLCMDNDIPVIVFNIKVPGNLVRIIEGEEIGTCVGGGVKR
- the frr gene encoding ribosome recycling factor gives rise to the protein MREKVLREMESRMKKAIEIIKRDMASVRTGRAHPAILEDIKVDYYGTPVPINQIATISAPEARLLVIQPWDKSALKEIEKAILRSPLGLTPQNDGNVIRVSIPPLTEERRKELIRLVRKKAEEGRITIRNIRRDVMEDLKEKKEDGDIPEDDYFRLSKEVQEITDKYIEKVEEILKLKEEEIMEG